In Campylobacter porcelli, the sequence TAGCAGCTCTAGAGTGGCTTAATACCATAAAATTATATCCTGCATACTCCTTTTTGCCATGGATAATAACTGGCGAGTTTTTAAAGTAATCAAGTAAGCTCTCTTGCTGTTTTATATCAAGTTCATCTATATTTCTAATATATAAAAAGCTCTTTGGCAACAAGGTCTTAACATCAAATCCAACCCTAGCATCTACAATCTTACAATTAAACCCACTCTCCTTAGCATATGAAAAAGCAAATCCATCGCTAATTTGAATTTTACTAGAGCTAATAATTAGTGGGAGCTTTATCTTTTTATAATCCAAATTCGCTGGTTTATTGCTTAGCATTGCGGATTCTAGCATAATATCATAGGTTTGATTTAGCATCTCATAACGCTTAAATGATTCAAAAAATTTAATCTTTCTAACTAACTCTTCTATCATAAATGGCTTTTGGATATAATCACTCACCCCAGCCTTAATAGGATTAGATACAGTATCAGAGCTAATATAGCTAATTAATAAAATTATAATTGAGCTTTTGTGATTTTCTATAACTTTATAAAATTCATTTGAGTTAAAGCTTGCTGATAGCAATACCACATCATATCTATCTTCTCTTAATGCCTCAAAGGTATGAGTAGCAATCTCACAGCTATAGCCAAATTCAGATAGCTTACTGGCGATACTTTGAGCTAGATAAATCTCATTTTCTACTATTAAAACTCTCATAGTCTAGTCCAATCAAAATATTTTAAATTCGCATTTGCTATGACTGCTACACCCTCTCCACGCCCTGTAAATCCTAATTTCTCGCTTGTAGTGGCTTTGATATTTACTCTAAATCTGCTTAGTTTCATCACATCTGCTAAAATTTTTGCCATCTCATCTTT encodes:
- a CDS encoding response regulator, whose protein sequence is MRVLIVENEIYLAQSIASKLSEFGYSCEIATHTFEALREDRYDVVLLSASFNSNEFYKVIENHKSSIIILLISYISSDTVSNPIKAGVSDYIQKPFMIEELVRKIKFFESFKRYEMLNQTYDIMLESAMLSNKPANLDYKKIKLPLIISSSKIQISDGFAFSYAKESGFNCKIVDARVGFDVKTLLPKSFLYIRNIDELDIKQQESLLDYFKNSPVIIHGKKEYAGYNFMVLSHSRAATMSDILSIDEYVKQMILLYQDILPDTEISKKLGISRKSIWERRKKHGIYRQK